The genomic segment GCTTCTCATCTTTGACTTGTTCGTTGCCCTCTCGTGTGCTTCGCGGGCTCGACACTCGGGAAAACCTCGAGGCAAttatttttcttttttttttgtgtttgtcGCCTTTGCGTCTCGCTCTCGATTATATTTCTGCGGCTGACAGACTcgtccctcgctctctccgtACAAGGATACATTATTCCATACGTGCATCTTGGCGCCTTTTGTTTTTTATTCTTGAGGTTTGGTCGCTCTGCATTGGTTCTCCTGTCATCGGGTCTCTCTCTTATTTCCTTACGtgtactttttttttgtcgttgcTTCCCCTTTTAcgatctttttttttctcctttcgATTACGACTCTAGCGTCGCGTCacgttgcgtgtgtgtgtgtgtggaagtgccctccttctctttcttcaACGCCACGAAAGCAACATAATCAGTGGCTGCGTCGGTTCATTGAACGATTTTCttcccccatcccctctcttctttttttcagTCGTATTGTCCTTGATCGCTTGACTTTTATACACCATTTTTTAGTTTGAAGCTTCTACATCGCGGTACCGGTTTCGTGCGCGCGTTCTTGTGCACCGCCGGCTGCTCTTGCTTCTGCATATCGCTGTCCCCGCTGGCAGCGTTGGTTGCacctcccctcacccccctgCGCCTGAGTGAGTGTGAGCGTGTTTTCGCACCTTTCACgcatccttttttttttcgttttgtgtTTTCTCGTGCTGCTTGTTGTGCACCGCGCGCTATGTACAGATTCCAGTCTTCGTCCCCTCTTTCCACCCATAACTGCGCTACTAccgccaccagcacacccccagctgctgccgcccttcCCGGCGCTCAGAGCTTCGCTTCGCTCGCCACTGCGCGGCTTCCCCGGGGTTCGGGGCTTTCACGGAACATTCTGGCCGACGACATGGACAAcctgctgagcagcagcgacttcACTGCGACGTTGTTGCCGTGGGCCGTTTTCAGTTCTTCAGACGTCCCCGAAGTGACTAAgagtgagcagcagcagcagcaacaggcaCCCTCGCAGGCCTTCAGACGCCTGCCGACTCCTGTGCAGACAAGATCGATTCCTTTTATGCCCAGCATGGACGgtcccttccccttttcgGATTCTGCAGGCGGTGAGGCTCCACAGCAGTTCTCCGCATTGCCGTTGCAACAGCGACACCCGTCGTTTATTTCCCAGAGCTTCTCCAAGGAGTTCCGCACAGTGAATCAGTACACCGCGTCTTCCTTTGTGCACGCGCTCGACACGAAAGCTTCTGCCGCCACCGATCCCCACCTTGTGAGCGCCCACGGCAGTTTTCCGATGCCATTGAACGCGTCGTCGGCGAACCAGGCGGAAGGGGAAAATCTAAGCTGTGCCATCTCCTACAGCAACAACCACGGGGAGGCTTGCGGCGATGAGCGGTCGCGACCATCGCGTcaagcacacgtgcacggGAGCGCTTCATTCTTCtcagcgtcgctgtcgtcgagaTCTTCCTCGTTACTGTCGCCATTGACGCCCGCTCCAGAGGAGCACATTACCGGGTACACCTCCGTTATCCTGCCGACggtgcctccctccttcaCCGGCGAAGACTACTACGAACATGCGATGCATGTTCAGGTAGAGTTTGTCAAGCAGCTGTGCGACGGCACTGGTGGCAACGATAGCAACGGGAGCGGCAAGCTGGAGGAGTTGGGCAGGTCGCGCGATACGTCTCGCAGCTCTTCGCTGCAACGCCTGCAGCAGTCGGCTTCTCTGCACGTGAAGGCAGGCAGCTTTGACGGCCTGTCGGCAGCACCGGGGTCTCGAGCGGCCAtgggggcggcggcatcgagTGCGCCGGttgcaccggcgccgccgcctttgaGCACGTTCCAACCACTCAGCACTGCCACGACTGGCTCGGACGAGTATCGGGCGTATTcgtccgccagcgccgccggtgctggcACCGTGCAGGACGCACCGACCGGGGTCAACCAATTGAaaggcagcgcgcacgcgcagcttcAGGCGTCTTCGGGGGACTTCCAAACACCGCTGTTGCCGTCGCAGGGGATggccctcctccagctgccgccgccgcagtaTCGAGCTCCTTTTACTTCATCTCCGTTGCTGGCGCAGACGTGGACTAGCACTGCTGGGGCTGCGAATGGCGAAGAAGTGGCTGCCCCCAGTAGCGGCCAACAGCAACTTCAATTAAACGCTCATTCGCAGTCGAACTCGCGCCAGTACTCTGTCGGGGCCACATCAGGGGCGGCGACGTTTGTAGGTCCGGCTTGGTCTGGCAGCGGTGTCTACACAACTTCACCAGCGCAATCCTTCAATGCTTCCAATGGCTACCAcacaggcagcggcacgccccCGTCAGGTGGCCCAGCACATCTGATCATGTTAGTGCCTGCGTCCAGTGAAAACTCGTCTACAGGCCACTCGACGCAAGCTCAGCAACACCTTTACGCCATGCAGGTGCCAGCGCAGACTCTCTCTACCAGCGagacagccgccgcgcctcgtTATGTATCTTCTCACTGCAGTGGCGCTGTACCGTCCCCATCGATGCAGCTGTCGAGCCCCACAACGGTGGCTTCTGGTAGCAGTGCCAGTGCCGTCCCCCTGCTGTACGTAACAGCACCGACAGCTTTTGCGGGGTTCCCGCccacggcggcggggcgTCAGGTGAACACATCGCCCCCCTCCAGCGTCTCTGGCCACTCGTGCTCCGTCAGCATGACACAAGCTTCTGCACCAGAGATATCTTCGCCGAGCTCGCACTACCTGTACCTGCACACCTATCCTCCAGCGAACCACTCGCcatcgcggccgctgcccctGCAGCAGTACTCAGGGCACTTCCCCTCACAAGTGCCTAGCGCGGGTATGCCGAAAGCGGCCGAGCAGGCAGCCTCGGCCTCCCTGCACGCCAGGACGCCATCGCCCTTgggcacggcagccgcagcgcatctGCCGCACGCCATGAGCACCGAGGCCTTCTCTCCAGGCAGCAAGATGGCTGGGCTGAAGTGCCCTAGCATCCGGCCGGTAGCGCCTGCGACAAGCACAGATATGCTGCGCAAGCAGGTTAATGTCCACGGTGCCATGATGAACGTGCTGCCCTTTTACCCGTACAACGAGAGTGCCCCACCCGCGCTGACGGCGCCAATTGTGACGGGGACCCGATCGGCCAGCAACAGCACTCTCGTGCAGTCCTTGAGCGGGTCGGGCTGGTCGTCGCGGTCCGTGAATAGCAACACAGAGTGCAACCTGGACGGAAGCCGGCGATCACTGGACGGTTTTAGGAGCCACGATGGAGCGAAGGCGTCCTCTTGCACGTTGAGAGGTGACACGCCCTCGCTGGAGAACGCGCCTGTGTTGCCCATTTTCATTCAAATGTTTCCGTGCGAACTGCGTGACCGCGTCGGCCTACTGAACCGCGTGATAGAAGCGACGTGCGGGCGTGACGCTGGTCTTGTGCAGAGCTTCGAAACCCGTTCCGAAACATCCTTCATCGCCCATGTGCGGACGAACAACGTGTGGGAGTTGATCTACAAGTTGCGGTGCCGTGTGCTGATGGATCGGTTTGGCTTCTGGTACGCGGCCGACATCGATCAGTATGTGCGCATGAAGGAGTACTGCGAAAGTGTTcggcgcctgccgcagcagacgAGGCATTTCCAGACTGATGGGCTGCCCTGCATGCCGCTCGTCGTGGAGCTGTCGCGCTCACTGGATCGCGGGCTGGTCCCTGAAAACACTGGACCGCGCTGCTTCGACGAGCTCGTGCCGATCGCCGCCGTGGATCGCCATCGTTCCCGCCTGCAAgggtcgtcgtcggcgcacAATGGCCACTCCAACGCGAGCATGAGCGGCAAGGCCGtggccgccagcggcgcctctgCAGCTGGCGGTAGCGTTCTCCTCACTAGCGTTGGCGATGTGCGATCGCTGCATGGCGGGTCGCCGGTTTTTCCGACCAACAAGGGCCATGCGATGATGTTGTCACCGCACATGGTGCCAGTATTGGCGGGTGGTAGCTACAGGGCTGGCGGTAGCACGagtggcagcagtgcgcaGGTGATTCAAATGGACCCAAAGTTCCTGCCACCATCCTTTGCCATGTAGCGAAGTCCGTAAAAAGTGCGCccgcagacacacaagcGCTGAGCGTGTCACGCCAACCCTCGTGGCTCCTCTTTTGCCTCTATGCCGTTGTTTCGGCTCTTTCATTGTCCATCTCTCGGTGCTGCCCTtctgcgcttcttctttttcttcttgtgTGCCTACTCTCGCCTCcccccgacacacacacacacgcatcacACGGTAGCTCCTGCCCCTCCTTTGGTTTTGAGCTTTCTCGTCCCAGCTTGTATTCAGGTTACTGCGCGATCCTCTTTGTTATATAtaactatatatatatatatatattctcTTTTGTGTACGGATTCCGAACTCCTCGTTCACAGCACcccccgcctcttcctctccgtcTTGAAAGCTCTTGCCCCCTCCGCCTTGCCGTCGTCTTAACTTTACGCTGGTCTCGGCGTGACGGggctcttcttttccttcccgCTCTTTTTAAGGttttcttctcccctcctGCCTTATGCCCTTGATGGCATTCCGTGTTTCTGgtatacacacgcgcatatatgcatatatatatatatgtatatagaTATTCCCTTTAAGAGCTGGCAAGCACCGGTCTTATGCATGTATTACTGTTCATatctctcttttctcgtGTGAGTATCGGTAAAGGATGGATGATGAGGCTCATGCTGCTTGGAGCTGaagtgcatgcgtgcatgcgaTACTGCTTTGGTTCGTTATGCATGTGCTTGTCCTTGGCTTGTTGCAGCTGAATACCGGAGAAAGCCGAGAGTGGGTGATGAGATGGGGCAacttgcctctctctctggctgCTTCTCAGTGTacgtcttctctttttctttcacCCGCTTGAACTTCCTTCACCGCATGCGCaagcgcgccagcgcctcgaCGGCGTGATCCTGATGACGCACGGGCTAGCGCGTCTCTTTCTGTACGGGTGcctttgccccccccccctcccccccctccgccgaATCAACTGCCTCGCGGCTTTCCAGGCTTGAAGTGCGTGAATACACATGTATACTTCGTGTGCATctgatatatatatatagtaGATGGATGTGcatgtaggtgtgtgtgtgtgtacatgtatgctgggtgcgcgtgcgtacATGTACGTGCCTATttatatgtatatatatatatataaatgTATATAGATGCCTATATATGACAGTGTGCGTATGCATATaggtgtgtgggggtgtTCAGCGCTTAATGCTCACCCAACGCCCACCTTCTCCATCGTTTTACCTTTACCCAGGAACACACATGAAAAAAGACAAGAAAAGCACCGCGAAAAGGGAACGTTGCATTGTTTTGCACTCGTTTATGTTGGCTTATGCATGCAAGCATCCTTTCGAAGCTACGTTGAGGTCTCCAAACTAAGgactgtgcgcgtgcatgctcTCTCGTGGCATTCGCACTTTATTTGTGTCTCTTCCTTCGTTGTATGGCCCTCTCGTCTTTTCtatgtgcttgtgtgcatgtagGTGTGTGCCCATTCTCTTCTCGGATCACCTCCTCAGCATATACACCAtcagagggagggggagagaaggagagacaAGCACGACGTCGCTCAGCGTGGCCACCGCATTCTCTTCCATTCTCTCACTCGTCCCTGCTCCGTTTACGTTTTCTTCCCGTCTTATTTAGCCCGCTACGCATCTTcggtgacgccgccgtgcttccaccccctttctcctactttttttttgtttgaTCTCTGCAACATCCCCTCCACTTTTATCTActtcactttttttttctccgaATCTTCTGTTTCTCCATGCGCGCTTCAGCGCGTCACGTGTCGCCAGAGGGAATGCACATCGAAATGCCTGCTCAGTGtgcttgtgtttgtgtctTCGCCTAGGCGTCTTTTTGAGAGGACGAGAGGCGACATGTGtgctttttcgtttttttttataCCGATGCTGTGATTGGTGATGTTGGCCATCTTTGCTGCTGTCTCGTTCTGTGCATGCTGCCTGTTTtgcttcctctccccctttttgtGTGCCCTGAACCACGCACAGAAACTACTCACGCCTTGTCGAAAATCACGAAGGTCCCCGTGTTGCTGTGTTGCGcttcgttgtgtgtgtgtgtgtgctttaTGCTGTCCTGACGTTGTTCCCTTGTGTGCCGGGTGCATTCAGGTTTCACCCAAAGAAGGAAACGAAATACGCCGCTTTCACATGGTTGCTCGTCCAGCGtgggcagagagagacaccgGAGCCACGAAAAGTATAAGCGGAAGGTGAGGGAGCGACTCCTTTCCTTCGTCAGTTACGTGCTCTCGGTGTCTCTTTGCCTTTCTTCGCGGCAGCCGGAGGCCACCGCACTGTCTTCTGTTTCCATGTTTGattcccccctcccccctctcccttcctcccatGTAGCTGTGACACGTCCTCTCGCTCCTTTTTGGCATTCCGCGTTGTCTCTTCTTGGTCTTGGATCTCCCACGCCCTATTCGCTCATCTTCgctgcccctccctttcttttcgtctttTGGTTTGATGAATGGTTGACTTTTCCTTTGATGTGTATCTTCTACGTGGGCGCGCATGGGCTGACGCGGACGCGGGCGGTGTGcgtttttgtgcgtgtggagcGAAGGGCTGCTGACAGCGGCctttgttgtcgttgttgtctctctctctcccttgcaCTTTTGTTTTGTTCCATACTCACCCCAACACCTCTTGTGTTGGTTCCCCTTGCTGATATCACTTGTATCTGCGCGCCAAgtctgcgcgcgctcttTACACTCTTGCGACGGGTTCTTCTGTTCTCCGTCGTACGCCACCCTCCATCACCTGTGGCGCTGTTTTATTCCATTTTCTCTTCCGGTTTTCGCCTTTTTTCTGTGTTTCTGCGTTCTTTggacccctcccccactcccaCTGCCTCCGACCCGCTCATGACGTGTATGCTGGAGCATCGCTCCCATGCccgctccccaccccctacGAGTACACCTACGTCGGTGTCCTACCCCTCTACCCCTTTATCTTTCTTCGTCAGTGCCTCCTCCCATCCAGATCCCTTCCTTTCGAACACCCCTCTTCCCCGAAAGCCTAAGGAAAAGACGGAATCAAGCGGAGCCGTCGGAGGGGCACACCCCTTATGTCTGTAACCTCCATGATGCGCTCTCGTTCTTTCGTGTTTCGCTTTCCGATCCACCGCTCCCTCGGTTatcccttctcctctttcaCCCCTTGCACGTTTGCCTGTGTGGTGTAGTCTTTGCGGATGGCGAcggccccctctcccttttttccctGTCCTTGACtctggtgtgtgcgtgtgtgtgtgttgcaaTGCCTCATCCTCTTTCTTCCTTTCCCTTCTCCATGCCGAGCGTATTTTCGTCTGGCTTGTTTTTATTtttattttctttttttttaggATCCTCTCCCCATCGTCCCTGCCTCTCTCAATGTTCGACGGATACGCgggagggaagggcagcTCTGAATGTGCCACAAAGGCCACTCACTCCTGATAAGGACAGGGCAACAGaaacgcatacacatacaaGGTTAAATCGCTAAATAGGAGTGGGAGTGCCGTGGTGTCGGTGGCGGGCCCAACTCGTACCCTGTCCCCTCTACTAAAGTTTCTCTCCCTACCCTGTCTCTGCGTCACACCCGTCGAGCCGCGTGGGAGCACATCCATTCCATGACAGAGAGCGGCGCTTCCCTCCGTTTCTCGGCTGAGGGTGCGAGCTTGCCGGCACGTCAGTTTGCTTCAGATGTCTCGCATATACGCTTCATCGTCTTTGTTCCATGCCGTTGAGAAGTGGAAAGTCACGCGTACGGTATATCGGGCGCAAACAGACGCCGACGGATGCGCGCATATGCTACTGAGCCATCCATGCTTTCAGCTCCTTCACGCTCGGCGGCGTGCCGTGTATGAGGCACCTCTTCTGACTTCACAAGTCGTCTGGTTGTGctttctctccatctctgACTTTTCGCCAGCGGCCCAACTTTCCGCTTctcgcgcctcctcgtcaaTCGCCTGCTGTCTCCGGCAATCGCGCCGGTGCTCTCTATTAGACTTGCAACGTTTGGCCGTTCACCCTTACACGCACGTATGCGCCCATGTGCGTGTATGGGCGTCTTCACGAGCCGACGCACCCCTCCTTCTGTTGCATGCCAAACTGCAAAACACGCATTTCTCACGGGCACACCACAACATCGCTTCATGACAGTACACAGACCCGCGCGCCGCTGAGCTCGGTGTGGATATGACTGTGCTCAAGGgtgaggagctgcgcgagaaggGCTATGGCGGCATCTACGCTGTCGGCAAGTGTGCGCAGTACCCGCCGCACCTGGTGACGCTGCGCTACAGGAACCCGAACGCCGCTGAGGGCGCCAAGAATATTGCGATGGTTGGCAAGGGTATCGTGTACGACTGCGGCGGCCTTGCGCTGAAGCCAGCGGCGCACATGNNNNNNNNNNNNNNNNNNNNNNNNNNNNNNNNNNNNNNNNNNNNNNNNNNNNNNNNNNNNNNNNNNNNNNNNNNNNNNNNNNNNNNNNNNNNNNNNNNNCAATCGCCTGCTGTCTCCGGCAATCGCGCCGGTGCTCTCTATTAGACTTGCAACGTTTGGCCGTTCACCCTTACACGCACGTATGCGCCCATGTGCGTGTATGGGCGTCTTCACGAGCCGACGCACCCCTCCTTCTGTTGCATGCCAAACTGCAAAACACGCATTTCTCACGGGCACACCACAACATCGCTTCATGACAGTACACAGACCCGCGCGCCGCTGAGCTCGGTGTGGATATGACTGTGCTCAAGGgtgaggagctgcgcgagaaggGCTATGGCGGCATCTACGCTGTCGGCAAGTGTGCGCAGTACCCGCCGCACCTGGTGACGCTGCGCTACAGGAACCCGAACGCCGCTGAGGGCGCCAAGAATATTGCGATGGTTGGCAAGGGTATCGTGTACGACTGCGGCGGCCTTGCGCTGAAGCCAGCGGCGCACATGACGAACATGAAGACGGATATGGGCGGCTCGGCTGGCGTGTTCTGCGCCTTCatcgcggtggtgcgcagcatgAAGATGCAGAGGACTCACTTCAGCCACATCGCCAACATCAGCGTGACGCTGTGCTTGGCAGAGAACGCGATCGGCCCCCACTCGTACCGCAACGACGACGTTGTGGTGATGAAGTCGGGCAAGTCGGTGGAGGTGATGAACACGGATGCGGAGGGCCGCATCGTGCTGGGCGACGGCGTGTGCTACGCGACGGGCGAGCAGGACTTCGTCCCGGATGTGCTGATCGACATGGCGACGCTGACGGGTGCGCAGGGTGTGGCGACGGGCTCGAAGCACGCCGGCGTTTACGCCAGCGATGCCGAGGCGGAAAAGGACATGATCAATGCGGGCCTGCGGTCCGGCGACCTGTGCTACCCAGTGCTGTACTGCCCCGAGTACCACGAGGAGGTGTACAAAAGCCCTTGCGCCGACATGCGCAACACTGCGAACTCGCCATCCAGCGCCGGCTCGAGCTGCGGCGGGTACTttgtcgagcagcacctgAGCGAGCGCTTCAGGGGCCCCTTTGTGCACGTTGATATGGCCTACCCCAGCTCCAACAcggccggcgccaccggctACGGTGTTACTCTCGTGNNNNNNNNNNNNNNNNNNNNNNNNNNNNNNNNNNNNNNNNNNNNNNNNNNNNNNNNNNNNNNNNNNNNNNNNNNNNNNNNNNNNNNNNNNNNNNNNNNNACGGGCGAGCAGGACTTCGTCCCGGATGTGCTGATCGACATGGCGACGCTGACGGGTGCGCAGGGTGTGGCGACGGGCTCGAAGCACGCCGGCGTTTACGCCAGCGATGCCGAGGCGGAAAAGGACATGATCAATGCGGGCCTGCGGTCCGGCGACCTGTGCTACCCAGTGCTGTACTGCCCCGAGTACCACGAGGAGGTGTACAAAAGCCCTTGCGCCGACATGCGCAACACTGCGAACTCGCCATCCAGCGCCGGCTCGAGCTGCGGCGGGTACTttgtcgagcagcacctgAGCGAGCGCTTCAGGGGCCCCTTTGTGCACGTTGATATGGCCTACCCCAGCTCCAACATGACTGCGGCGGACGTAGTGATGATGAGTCCCTGATGATGCAGGAcgtgcgcagcacgcacggaGGCAGCCCATTTCTGGTGTGAAGGGCatgaagaggggggagggggtgggaaggAGAAAACAAGAATACTCGAGGTGGCCGAAAGGATCTCTGGTTTTAGGGGGCGCACTCCGGAGGTTTGCGGGGGAACGAAGTGAGTGGTGTGGAAGCAAAAGGAAAGTGCCAAAGTCCGCAGGTGGCAGTCGAGCGGCAGAGGAAGTGCGGCTGAGCGCATCTTGGCTGCCGATGCACAGCATGAAGACGAGACGTGCTGTGCTGCGGCGAAGCATCGCTGAAAAAGCGATTGCGTGAAGGCGTGCCGTCGTGCCGCTCGATACACCCCCATCGCAACTGGGTCGCAGAGTTTCTTCTCGCGCCGCTGTGCGGTATGCTCTCCCTGTGTTTATGTGGGTCTGCTTTAGGTATGCCAGGCGCACGCTTTCTCTATCCTACTCGCTCCCTCCGACAGCGCGGCGAGTGGCGCGTTTGCATGTACACATACgtgcacatgtgtgtgtgtgtgcatctttCCACTTCGTAGTCCCCGATGACGCGTTCTCTGGcgggccggcgccgccatcattTTTCAGCCTTTTCTGCTCGATCTTCTGCCGCCCTTTCGTATTCTCTCGCCCCCTACAAACTGGTGTGAGGTCGTCGGCGTGTCTTTTCGCTTTCCCGAGTGCGTAGGCGCTGAGGGTTGCTGCTCTGGCTCCGAGTTGTGGTGCGTTGTTGTAGCTCGCATGGGGGGTCCCCTCTGACTTGTTGCTTCCTTATAtgccttctccctctgccaCTCTCTTCATCGGGTCTCAGGGACGCACCGGCTTTGTGCGTCGAATCCTATGGGCGCGTTTCCCTCTCtacgcgtgtgcatgtgtgtgtgcgtgtccaGCCTATGCGCGGACTTTGGGCGATAGCGGTGACGCGCGACAAGGATGCAGAACCAAAGGTCGTTTCGTTAAGCGACTCGGTGCGACACTGCTGAGAAGGGGCGGAAAGGGTTCATTGCTGGCTGACCGTGCCTTCCTGTGCGGCTGGCTGCCTTTGGCGGCTTTCTTTTTTAGCGTCTcctgctgtctctctcttgcaATGCTGTTtacctgtgcgtgcgtgcgcacgtgcattGGTGGCGCGAGTGTGCATGTGCCCTCGAACCCTCTTCCTTTCACTGCTATACACGCCTCCTCTTTTGTGCTTggtctccctcttctccctcgcgCGTTCGAGTCTGTGTTGACTTCGCCTTCGTCTGCAAGTCGTCTCTTCTTTCCACCGACCTCGGCAGCCTGGCGGATgtagagagaggaggggcgtCACAGAGGGACGGGAAGGCATTGCGGATGACGACCCCAgcttcttcgcctccacggcgTTATTCACTTTATCACGACCTCCATCGTAGCTGTAAGCGGTGCCGGCAGTGcacaggagggagagggccgggggggggaagagttggagagagagagagcgatcGTGCCACACACTGTCGTCCTTGACAGAAAGgagtaaaaaaaaaatagcCGACAAAAtcgcctgcacgcgcgcgcgattTCATTTCGCGCTGTGGCCGCCCCCGACGCCCCCCGGTGGCGAGCGAGGGTTGGGCTTGAAGCCGAGGCAATGGGGCGGTGGAAGGAATCTACGGTGTGTGGCttgaggaggtggtggtggcgaatAGGAATAGAGAGACTCTTCGTCTTTTCTACCTCTCCGGAACTTACAGCTCTTTCACCGTGATAGAcgcacccctctccccaacCCCTTCCCCCGAAATCCGCTGCCCCTCGGCTCACGTTTGCGGGCTAAAAAAAGCTGTTTGCCACTTGAGAGGCATACTTACTTGTGCCggaccccccccctctctctttccatCTCTTTGTGTCTCCTCTTTCGCCTATTCTTTTTCCTTGTTCTCCATCGAACAACTTTCCACACTGTCTCTGCCTTTCACACGAGCGCACGAACCACGCCTGCACACTTCGCGATTTCGTTCTTCGGAGTTGCTCATCAGCTTCCTGATC from the Leishmania donovani BPK282A1 complete genome, chromosome 11 genome contains:
- a CDS encoding aminopeptidase, putative gives rise to the protein MTVLKGEELREKGYGGIYAVGKCAQYPPHLVTLRYRNPNAAEGAKNIAMVGKGIVYDCGGLALKPAAHMTNMKTDMGGSAGVFCAFIAVVRSMKMQRTHFSHIANISVTLCLAENAIGPHSYRNDDVVVMKSGKSVEVMNTDAEGRIVLGDGVCYATGEQDFVPDVLIDMATLTGAQGVATGSKHAGVYASDAEAEKDMINAGLRSGDLCYPVLYCPEYHEEVYKSPCADMRNTANSPSSAGSSCGGYFVEQHLSERFRGPFVHVDMAYPSSNTAGATGYGVTLV